From the genome of Oscillospiraceae bacterium:
TTTTTCTGATTGGTCCGCTGTTTATCATTGCGGGCGCTTCTTTTGGCACAGAGGAATATCTGCAATTCCCGCCCAAAGGTTTTACACTACACTGGTTCCAAAATATTTTAGAGGTTGGCAACTTTCTGCCTGCTTGTGCGGTCAGCATCGAGATAGCCATTTTGGCAACAGTGATTGCACTGCTTATCGGTGTGCCGTCTGCTTATGCATTTAGCCGCTTTTCATTTCCGGGCAAGAAAGTAATGAATATTATTTTTCAGTCGCCGATTCTGGTTCCGGGCATTGTAATGGGCTTTATTCTCATGCGCTATATCATTGTACAGTTTAATCTTCCGGTCCTTTTAAGTCTGCTTGTCGGCCATACGTTGCTTGTTATTCCCTATGTTATGCGCAACGTCTGCGCCAGCTTAAGTAATTTTGACCCCTCTGTAGAAGAGGCGGCAATGAGCCTGGGGGCAAACCGCGCTGTTGTGATTTGCAGAATAGTCCTTCCAAATATCAAGTCCGGCATACTGGCGGCGTGCATCCTTTCAATTGTAAATTCCTTTAACAATGTCCCACTTTCTGTTTTTCTTTCCGGGCCTGGCGTGACGACACTGCCGATTTCTATGCTCAACTATGTCGAGTATCACTTTGATCCGACCGTTGCGGCGCTGTCTACAGTTTTAATGCTTGTCACGGTTGTCATTATGTTGATTGTAGATAAAACGCTGGGCTTGAAGTCGATTGCCTGATGTAAAAGCCGGCCCAAAAAGGAGTGTAAAGTGGATGCTGCAGGCTGACCTGTTGATAAAAAATGTGAAAGTCTTTAACAGTGCCTTTAAGCACTTTTATGACAGCGCTGTTGCCGTGCGTGCGGGGCGCATTTTATATGTAGGTACACAGGCACTGAATCAAATAGAAGCGAAAGCCACAGTCGACGGTGGCGGCCAGTATCTGGTGCCGGGTCTGATTGACATACATTTACATATTGAAAGCTCTATGATTACCCCGCCTGCATTTTCTGAGATGCTGCTGCGAAATGGTGTAACCACCTGTGTGGCGGAGCCGCATGAAATTGCGAATGTTTTTGGCATGGATGGTGTTTTGTCTTTCCTCGCCCTTTCTCAAAAATGTGCCGCAGATATTTTTTACGGAATACCCAGTTCTGTGCCCTCTACAGCTCTGGAAACCAGTGGCGGAACAATCGGAACAGAGGATTTGCACCGATTGCTTCAGGACCCGCGGGTGCTTTGTCTAGGAGAGGTTATGGACTGCCGCACTCTGGTACAGTATCCGGATTCCCACATTGCCCAAATGGTAGCCGCTATGCAGCGAGAACGCAATATGCCAATTATTGAGGGTCACTGCCCGCGCTTCAGGGGACTTGCGCTTGCTCGCATCCTGTTTTGCGGGGTGGATTCTGACCATACAGAACAGACACCGCAGGGCATGCGGGAGCGTATTGCAAACGGCATGTTCGTCGAGATTCAAGAAAAGTCGCTTACACAGGAAATCATTGATTTTTGCGTAAAAAATCCGGTGGGCGGGCATTTCTGCTTTGTTACAGACGACGTTATGGCGGACCAACTGCAGAAAGGGCATCTTAATCGGCTGGTGCGGAAAGCAATCGCGTTGGGTATGCCGCCGGAAGATGCCATTTACGCCGCCAGTGCCTCGCCTGCCGCCCGTATGAATCTGCGCGACCGTGGTTCAGTGGCACCCGGAAAACTTGCAGATTTTCTTTTGCTGGATGATTTGCGGCAGTTTCGAGTGAAACAGGTGTACAAGCGTGGTGTGCTTGTAAAAGAAAACAAAAAGGAAAATAAAGCTGCTGGTCACTTCTTTCCGGAAAGATTTTATCACAGCGTACACCTGCCTCTGCGCACAGAAAAGGATTTTCTTGTGTTCACACCCCCAGGAAGCCAAGCAGTACACTGCCGCGTCATAGCCGTGCAGCCGGGAACTACTTTTACAGAAGAACAGATTGTGCGGCTGCCTGCAACACAGGGCCGCCTAAACTGGAAAAGTAATTCTCAGCTCTGCTTAGGTACAGTGTTTGAGCGCCACCACGGCAGCGGCCGTGTTGGTATGGGGCTGTTGACCGGCAGCTGCCTGCACGCCGGGGCAGCGGCAACTAGTTACGCGCATGACCATCATAACCTTTTTGTTGTCGGCAGAGATGAGCGGGACATGGCTCTCGCCGCCAATATGGTTATTAAAAACGGCGGGGGGATCTGTGTCGTCAGGGATGGGAAGGTACTGGAGCTTGTTCCGTTGGCAGTGGGCGGTATCCTTTCAGAGGAGCCGGCTGAGCAAGTCGGCAGGAAGGTGGCCTGTGCCACAGCGGCTTTGCGCGCTTTGGGCTGGCAGCATGAAAATCCGATTATGTCTTTGTGTACGGTGAGTCTACCTGTCAGCCCAGCACTTAAATTGACAGACCGCGGATTGGTGGATGTACAGGGCGGGCATATTGTGCCCCTGTTTTTGGAAGAGGAATAACAAATGATTGAACATGAAATAGCAAAGCGGTGCCGCGTACTGTTGACCGCGCCTGCCGTACAAAAGACATTAAAGCAGCTGCAGGCTTGGGATGAGAATACCTTACAGGAACAAATTGAAATTTGCGAAATTACTGCCGCTCCGTTTCATGAACAGCAGCGTGCGGATTTTTTTCTTGGTAAGCTGCAGCAAATCGGTTTGCAGGAGATCCATAAAGATTCCGCAGGCAATGTCCTGGGCAGCAGTGCCTGCGGAAATGATGGGAAATTGCTGATTGCGGCGCATTTGGATACCGTCTTTGCCCAGGGAACCGATACCAGAGTAAAAAGAGCCGAGGGCCGGCTGCACGCTCCGGGTTTGGTAGATGATTCGCGCGGGTTAGCAGAGGTACTAGCGGTCGCTCGTGCATTGCAGTACAGCGGAATCAAGACATGGCGCAAAGTCGTTTTTTGCGGGGATGTGGGCGAAGAGGGAACAGGCAACCTGCGCGGTGTACGGCATATTTTTCAGCATACAAAAGGAATCTCCGGTTTTGTTTCACTGGATGGCTTTATGGACCCTGCTGCTATTACTTATCTGGGCATGGGCAGCAAGCGGTACGAGGCTACCTATACGGGCCCGGGTGGGCACAGCCTGTACAATTTTGGCAGGCCCAGCGCAGTGCACGCCGCTGGGCGCGCAATCGCAAAAATCGCCGAGCTGCCTTCTCTGCCCGGCACAACCTTTACGGTGGGCACGGTAAAAGGCGGCTCTGCGGTGAACGCTATTGCGGCAAAAGCCGGCATGCAGATTGACCTGCGCGGAGAGAATCCGCAGAATTTGAGCAAACTTGAGCAGGCAGTACAGAAATGCCTAAAAAGTGCCGCGCAGGACGAAAATAGCCGCTGGAAGAGCAAGTCAATTCAACTGAAAGTAGAAGAAATTGGGAGCCGGCCGTGTGGTGTACAACCGGCTGATGCTGATATTGTTGTGGCTGCTGCATGCGCGACAAAAGCGGTCGGCCTGACGCCGCGTCTGGAGCCCCCAAGCAGCACGGACAGCAACATTCCCATTTGTTTAGGAATTCCTGCGGTAACATTAGACTGTGGGGGGAAAGCTGGCGGTACACATTCTTTTTCAGAGTGGTTTTTGCCGCGGCAGTCTTTCCTTGGGCCGCAACGCGCTTTTTTGCTGGTGCTGCTGTTGTCTGGCGCTGAGGGGATTATCCCGCCGCTGCTCTGATTTGCCTTTTAACTTAACAGAATGGGAGGAAACCGCCTGTGCATTTTTCCGCAGAGACTTATCTGATCCTTTGTCCCATGCTCTTTTTGGCTGCTTTTGTAGATTCATCTGCTGGGGGCGGCGGCCTTATCTCTATTCCGGCGTATTTATTTGTTGGTGTTCCTATCCATTTTACATACGGCACTAATAAATTTACGTCTGGCATGGCTGCGCTGCTTTCGTCTTCTCAGTATATTCGCCATGGAAAAGTACCGGGTAACGCCACTGCGGTATCAGCGGCGGGTGCGCTGGTCGGCGCGGTCGCCGGGGCTAGGCTGGCATTGTTTTTAAGTGACTATGTATTGCGCGTTATTTTAATCTTTGTGCTTCCGGCAGCGGCTGTGTTTATGCTGCTAAATAAAAACAGCCTTAAAGCTTCAAATAAAAATGACGGTCTGCCCGATAAGAAGCTCTACCCGCGCGCGCTTCTCATCGGTTTGCTCTTGGGTATGTATGATGGTTTCTTTGGTCCGGGAACAGGTACGTTTTTAATTCTTGCCATGACAGCTCTTCTTGGCTACGATCTGATTACGGCCTGCAGCAGCGCGAGGGTGGTCAATCTGGTTTCTAATCTTGCGTCACTTTTTACTTTTATAGCGGGTGGAAAAGTGCTGTGGCAACTTGCAGTACCGGGTGCCTGCTGCTCAGTCGTTGGCGGTTATTTCGGTTCAAAATGTACACTGAAATATGGCTCTAAATTTGTTCGGCCCATCATCTTTATTGTCATTTTTCTGCTTCTTATCAAAATGATTGTCGGATTTGTACAGGGATCCTCTCTATGATTCAAAAGGACTGGAGGTTGTCAGACATGGATGCTAAAATGGTACATATGCTTTGTGAATCTGTGGAGGCACAGGCAAAAGAGCTGCGGGAGGCTTCTCACAGCATTTGGGCGCATCCGGAAACGGGCTATCAAGAGACATATGCATCGGCTCTGTTGTGCAAGCTGCTAAAAGGCAGAGGGTTTGCTGTAGAAACGGGCCTTGCCGGAATGAGCACTGCCTTTTGCGCGAAAAAAGGAGAAGGTCCGTTCCATATTCTATTTGTCGCCGAGTATGATGCCCTACCGCGGCTTGGGCACGCGTGCGGGCACAACCTTTTTTGCTGCTCTGCGGTTGGCGCTGCCGCCTCACTTTCACAGTGGCTGACAGCCAGCGGCATCAAGGCATCTGTAACAGTTGTGGGCAGCCCAGCGGAGGAAGGCGGCTGCGTTGAAAACGGCAGTGGAAAAGTACCGCTTGTTGCATCCGGTCTGTTTGACCATGCTGACCTAGCTATGATTGCGCATGCGGATGGAACAAATGTGATTGAGCGGCGGCTGTGTGCCGGCGCAAACTTGGAAGTCCATTTTACGGGGCGCGCGGCCCATGCGGGTGGTGCACCGGAAAAAGGAATCAATGCACTGACAGCCGGTATGCTGACGGTGAATAATCTAAATGCACTGCGACAGCAGTTTCTGCCGGGCATGACAGCAAACCCGGTTATCACAGACAGCGCAGCGCTGCCGGGTACGATTCCGGACGATTGCCATATGAAAATCAATGTACGCGCTTCCTCTAAAAAAGACTTAACTGGTCTGCTGCAAAAGGCAAAAGACTGCTGTAATGCGGCAGCGCTTGTTACCGGATGCAACTGCACAATGCACCTGTGCAGCTTTCCAACGGAAGATATGGCTCCAAACCACGCAATAGGGATGGTTTGGAAAGAGGCGCTTGAGCAGATGCATATCTCTGCAGTACAGGCGGATTCTCAGCATTACTGCTGGGATATGGGAAATGTCAGTCATGTCTGCCCGTCTCTTGGCGCATACATGAAAATCGGCCCTGCTGACCTAGTCGGCCATACACCGGAATTTCGCATGGCCGCGGATTCATCACAGGCATATGAAGCTATGCTGAACGCGGCAAAAGCCATGGCAATGACGGCAGCCTCATACATCGTAAATGCTGCCTTCCGGGATGCGGTTAAAAAAGAATTTGCAGCTTTAAAACAGGGAACCGGGGAAAAGGAGCAGATATGAATTTTGTATGTACCAAATGCGGAAAGCGCGTACCTGTCTCTACGCGCATGCCAAATTGCGCGTGCGGCGGACTTTGGCAGTTGGAATTCACGCCGCCGGCTTTCACAGAAAGGGAAATCGACAAAGACTTGTGGGGCATGTTTCGCTATCACAACTTCATGGCGTTGGAAGATGACAGCTGGAAAGGCATAACGCTTGGAGAAGGTATGACGCCGATTATTCATTTTAATGACGATGTTTTGCTGAAAATGGATTATTTTATGCCGACGCTGTCTTTTAAAGACAGAGGAGCGGCGGCCCTCATTTCGCACTGCAAATCCATTGGCGTCCAAAAAGTTATTCAGGACAGCAGCGGCAACGCTGGCAATAGCGTGGCTGCCTATTGCGCAAGAGCGGGCATTACCTGTGAAATCTTTGTGCCACAGGGTACGTCACCGCAAAAA
Proteins encoded in this window:
- a CDS encoding ABC transporter permease is translated as MKHNYFVSIITALVYIFLIGPLFIIAGASFGTEEYLQFPPKGFTLHWFQNILEVGNFLPACAVSIEIAILATVIALLIGVPSAYAFSRFSFPGKKVMNIIFQSPILVPGIVMGFILMRYIIVQFNLPVLLSLLVGHTLLVIPYVMRNVCASLSNFDPSVEEAAMSLGANRAVVICRIVLPNIKSGILAACILSIVNSFNNVPLSVFLSGPGVTTLPISMLNYVEYHFDPTVAALSTVLMLVTVVIMLIVDKTLGLKSIA
- a CDS encoding amidohydrolase family protein, giving the protein MLQADLLIKNVKVFNSAFKHFYDSAVAVRAGRILYVGTQALNQIEAKATVDGGGQYLVPGLIDIHLHIESSMITPPAFSEMLLRNGVTTCVAEPHEIANVFGMDGVLSFLALSQKCAADIFYGIPSSVPSTALETSGGTIGTEDLHRLLQDPRVLCLGEVMDCRTLVQYPDSHIAQMVAAMQRERNMPIIEGHCPRFRGLALARILFCGVDSDHTEQTPQGMRERIANGMFVEIQEKSLTQEIIDFCVKNPVGGHFCFVTDDVMADQLQKGHLNRLVRKAIALGMPPEDAIYAASASPAARMNLRDRGSVAPGKLADFLLLDDLRQFRVKQVYKRGVLVKENKKENKAAGHFFPERFYHSVHLPLRTEKDFLVFTPPGSQAVHCRVIAVQPGTTFTEEQIVRLPATQGRLNWKSNSQLCLGTVFERHHGSGRVGMGLLTGSCLHAGAAATSYAHDHHNLFVVGRDERDMALAANMVIKNGGGICVVRDGKVLELVPLAVGGILSEEPAEQVGRKVACATAALRALGWQHENPIMSLCTVSLPVSPALKLTDRGLVDVQGGHIVPLFLEEE
- a CDS encoding M20/M25/M40 family metallo-hydrolase, with the translated sequence MIEHEIAKRCRVLLTAPAVQKTLKQLQAWDENTLQEQIEICEITAAPFHEQQRADFFLGKLQQIGLQEIHKDSAGNVLGSSACGNDGKLLIAAHLDTVFAQGTDTRVKRAEGRLHAPGLVDDSRGLAEVLAVARALQYSGIKTWRKVVFCGDVGEEGTGNLRGVRHIFQHTKGISGFVSLDGFMDPAAITYLGMGSKRYEATYTGPGGHSLYNFGRPSAVHAAGRAIAKIAELPSLPGTTFTVGTVKGGSAVNAIAAKAGMQIDLRGENPQNLSKLEQAVQKCLKSAAQDENSRWKSKSIQLKVEEIGSRPCGVQPADADIVVAAACATKAVGLTPRLEPPSSTDSNIPICLGIPAVTLDCGGKAGGTHSFSEWFLPRQSFLGPQRAFLLVLLLSGAEGIIPPLL
- a CDS encoding TSUP family transporter yields the protein MHFSAETYLILCPMLFLAAFVDSSAGGGGLISIPAYLFVGVPIHFTYGTNKFTSGMAALLSSSQYIRHGKVPGNATAVSAAGALVGAVAGARLALFLSDYVLRVILIFVLPAAAVFMLLNKNSLKASNKNDGLPDKKLYPRALLIGLLLGMYDGFFGPGTGTFLILAMTALLGYDLITACSSARVVNLVSNLASLFTFIAGGKVLWQLAVPGACCSVVGGYFGSKCTLKYGSKFVRPIIFIVIFLLLIKMIVGFVQGSSL
- a CDS encoding peptidase dimerization domain-containing protein — encoded protein: MDAKMVHMLCESVEAQAKELREASHSIWAHPETGYQETYASALLCKLLKGRGFAVETGLAGMSTAFCAKKGEGPFHILFVAEYDALPRLGHACGHNLFCCSAVGAAASLSQWLTASGIKASVTVVGSPAEEGGCVENGSGKVPLVASGLFDHADLAMIAHADGTNVIERRLCAGANLEVHFTGRAAHAGGAPEKGINALTAGMLTVNNLNALRQQFLPGMTANPVITDSAALPGTIPDDCHMKINVRASSKKDLTGLLQKAKDCCNAAALVTGCNCTMHLCSFPTEDMAPNHAIGMVWKEALEQMHISAVQADSQHYCWDMGNVSHVCPSLGAYMKIGPADLVGHTPEFRMAADSSQAYEAMLNAAKAMAMTAASYIVNAAFRDAVKKEFAALKQGTGEKEQI